Proteins from one Pristis pectinata isolate sPriPec2 chromosome 34, sPriPec2.1.pri, whole genome shotgun sequence genomic window:
- the LOC127585929 gene encoding zinc finger and BTB domain-containing protein 12-like, translated as MASDDVVRFHFPNHEVSILQRMNQLRLEERFCDVTIVAERLRFPGHRVVLAACSPFLRDQFHMNPSREVQVFPMTGAQTVQRLLLSCYTGTLEFPFRDILDYLTAASCLQMEHVVEKCRQSLSPRIGPRLPPPPGAGPGLPGDEAERERERERPCTPQIASSSERDGPWGEPGEAVKLEEEPQTQPPRPRPRPRPPAAFGPADDLRIRKVESLADCMAPGPGECPEPDPRIHSTVGGGGGGGGGGGHDYPEAGGATYDMSEVLISDDFPEEDYESSASEDCRSGFYRGPEEPAPPPGPGPEAEPARCSECAAAFEQREHLAAHMVTHRLYMCLLCGKVFKKNARLAQHINVHTGFKPYCCAVCGRTFTQKRSLKDHMNVHNGDSPHCCNYCDMRFTHYSTLRVHLRDQHGKTTTRNLENKPAEISMVVP; from the coding sequence ATGGCCTCCGACGACGTGGTGCGGTTCCACTTCCCGAACCACGAGGTGTCGATCCTGCAGCGGATGAACCAGCTGCGGCTGGAGGAGCGCTTCTGCGACGTGACCATCGTGGCGGAGCGGCTGCGGTTCCCGGGGCACCGGGTGGTGCTGGCCGCCTGCTCGCCCTTCCTGCGGGACCAGTTCCACATGAACCCGTCGCGGGAGGTTCAGGTGTTCCCCATGACCGGGGCGCAGACGGTGCAGCGGCTGCTGCTCTCCTGCTACACCGGCACGCTGGAGTTCCCGTTCCGGGACATCCTCGACTACCTGACGGCCGCCAGCTGCCTGCAGATGGAGCATGTGGTGGAGAAATGCCGGCAGTCACTGTCGCCGCGGATCGGGCCCCGCCTGCCGCCGCCTCCAGGAGCGGGACCGGGGCTGCCCGGGGACGAGGCAGAGAGGGAGCGGGAGAGGGAGCGGCCGTGCACGCCGCAGATCGCCAGCTCCTCCGAGCGCGACGGGCCATGGGGCGAGCCGGGCGAGGCGGTGAAGCTGGAGGAAGAGCCGCAGACCCAGCCTCCCAgaccccggccccggccccggcctcCCGCCGCCTTCGGCCCGGCAGACGACCTCCGCATCCGCAAGGTGGAGTCTCTGGCCGACTGCATGGCACCCGGTCCCGGCGAATGCCCGGAGCCCGACCCGCGCATCCACTCGACCGTGGGCGGAGGAgggggcggcggcggcggcgggggcCACGACTACCCCGAGGCCGGCGGCGCAACCTACGACATGTCCGAGGTCCTCATCTCGGACGACTTCCCCGAGGAGGACTACGAGAGCTCGGCCAGCGAGGACTGCCGCAGCGGCTTCTACCGGGGCCCCGAGGAGCCGGCGCCGCCCCCCGGACCCGGCCCCGAGGCCGAGCCCGCCCGCTGCTCCGAGTGCGCGGCCGCCTTCGAGCAGCGGGAGCACCTGGCGGCGCACATGGTGACCCACCGGCTCTACATGTGCCTGCTCTGCGGCAAGGTCTTCAAGAAGAACGCGCGGCTGGCGCAGCACATCAACGTCCACACCGGCTTCAAGCCCTACTGCTGCGCCGTGTGCGGCCGCACCTTCACCCAGAAGCGCTCGCTCAAGGACCACATGAACGTGCACAACGGCGACTCGCCCCACTGCTGCAACTACTGCGACATGCGCTTCACCCACTACAGCACCCTGCGCGTCCACCTGCGGGACCAGCACGGCAAGACCACCACCCGCAACCTGGAGAACAAGCCGGCCGAGATCAGCATGGTGGTGCCTTAG